One Chaetodon auriga isolate fChaAug3 chromosome 14, fChaAug3.hap1, whole genome shotgun sequence genomic window carries:
- the kdm1a gene encoding lysine-specific histone demethylase 1A isoform X5: MMLSSKKSDAGTSSSSSSSSAGAAGGERAPVSDAQTGPSASAAGPMDVKKKERSSPSGEPGGAPLPHQAGPGGIDQDSAEVRRTSRRKRAKQVEYREMDESLANLSEDEYYSEEERNAKAEKERKQVIPPPAPPVEEENDSEPEEPSGVEGAAFQSRLPHDRMTSQEAACFPDIISGPQQTQKVFLYIRNRTLQLWLDNPKIQLTFEATAQQLEAPYNSDAVLVHRIHSYLERHGLINFGIYKRVKPLPTKKTGKVIVIGGGVSGLAAARQLQSFGMDVTVLEARDRVGGRVATFRKGNYVADLGAMVVTGLGGNPMAVISKQVNMELAKIKQKCPLYEANGQAGERCTSVPKEKDEMVEQEFNRLLEATSYLSHQLDFNFLNNKPVSLGQALEVVIQLQEKHVKDEQIEHWKKIVKTQEDLRDLLNKMVATKERVKELHQQYKEASEVKPPRDITAEFLVKSKHRDLMALCKEYDELVEMQVKLEEKLQELEANPPSDVYLSSRDRQILDWHFANLEFANATPLSTLSLKHWDQDDDFEFTGSHLTVRNGYSCVPVALAEGLDIKLNTAVRQVRYTASGCEVIAVNTRSTTQTFIYKCDAVLCTLPLGVLKQQPPAVQFVPPLPEWKTSAIQRMGFGNLNKVVLCFDRVFWDPSVNLFGHVGSTTASRGELFLFWNLYKAPILLALMAGEAAGIMENISDDVIVGRCLAILKGIFGSSAVPQPKETVVTRWRADPWARGSYSYVAAGSSGNDYDLMAQPITPGPAIPGASQPVPRLFFSGEHTIRNYPATVHGALLSGLREAGRIADQFLGAMYTLPRQATPTAASNPQQAQPTPSV; the protein is encoded by the exons ATGATGCTGTCTAGCAAGAAGTCAGATGCTggcacctcttcctcctcctcttcatcttctgcaGGAGCAGCGGGAGGTGAGAGGGCCCCAGTTTCTGACGCGCAGACTGGcccgtcagcctcagctgctggcCCAATGGATgtaaagaagaaggagaggtcATCCCCCAGTGGGGAGCCCGGAGGAGCTCCTCTGCCCCACCAAGCAGGGCCTGGGGGGATTGACCAAGACTCAGCTGAAGTTCGCAGGACGAGTCGTCGCAAGCGAGCAAAA CAGGTGGAGTACCGCGAGATGGACGAGAGCCTGGCCAATCTGTCGGAAGACGAATATtactctgaggaggagaggaacgccaaggcagagaaagagaggaagcaggtCATCCCCCCACCGGCGCCGCCAGTTGAGGAAGAGAATGACAGTGAACCAGAGGAACCATCTG GTGTAGAAGGAGCTGCTTTCCAGAGCCGTCTTCCTCATGACCGAATGACATCCCAGGAAGCCGCCTGCTTCCCTGACATCATCAGCGGTCCCCAGCAGACCCAGAAGGTCTTCCTCTACATCCGCAACCGTACA CTCCAGCTGTGGCTGGATAACCCCAAGATCCAGCTGACCTTTGAggccacagcacagcagcttgAAGCTCCATACAACA GTGATGCTGTGCTGGTCCACAGGATACACAGCTACTTAGAAAGGCATGGTCTCATTAACTTTGGCATTTACAAGAGGGTCAAGCCCTTACCCA CTAAGAAGACTGGGAAGGTTATAGTGATTGGTGGAGGTGTGTCTGGTCTAGCTGCTGCCAGGCAGCTGCAGAGCTTCGGGATGGATGTCACAGTACTGGAGGCCAGG GACCGCGTTGGAGGCAGAGTGGCCACATTTAGGAAGGGCAATTATGTTGCTGATCTGGGAGCCATGGTGGTGACAGGGCTGG GAGGGAATCCCATGGCAGTGATCAGTAAGCAGGTTAACATGGAGCTGGCCAAGATCAAGCAGAAGTGTCCACTGTATGAAGCCAATGGTCAGGCT GGTGAACGGTGCACAAGC gtgccaaaagaaaaagatgagatgGTGGAGCAGGAGTTCAACAGGTTGCTGGAGGCCACCTCCTACCTCAGCCACCAGCTGGACTTCAACTTCCTCAACAACAAGCCTGTTTCTCTGGGACAGGCCCTGGAGGTGGTCATACA gctGCAGGAGAAGCACGTAAAGGACGAGCAGATAGAACACTGGAAGAAGATTGTAAAGACTCAGGAAGATCTCAGGGATCTTCTCAACAAG ATGGTGGCCACTAAGGAACGGGTTAAGGAGCTCCATCAGCAGTATAAAGAGGCCAGTGAAGTCAAACCACCCAGAGACATCACGGCTGAGTTCCTGGTGAAGAGCAAGCACCGCGACCTCATGGCGCTCTGCAAG GAGTACGATGAGCTGGTGGAGATGCAGGTcaagctggaggagaagctgcaggagctggaggccaATCCGCCCAG CGATGTTTACCTGTCATCCAGGGATCGGCAGATCCTCGACTGGCACTTTGCCAATCTGGAGTTTGCCAACGCCACGCCCCTCTCCACCCTTTCACTCAAACATTGGGATCAG GATGACGACTTTGAGTTCACTGGCAGCCACCTGACAGTAAGGAATGGTTACTCATGTGTTCCTGTGGCCCTGGCTGAAGGCTTGGACATCAAACTAAACACAGCAGTGCGTCAGGTCCGATACACAGCCTCTG GCTGTGAGGTGATCGCCGTCAACACTCGCTCCACGACCCAGACCTTCATCTACAAGTGCGATGCTGTGCTGTGCACCCTGCCTCTGGGcgtgctgaagcagcagcccCCCGCTGTGCAGTTCGTCCCACCGCTGCCTGAGTGGAAGACGTCGGCTATACAGAGGATGGGCTTCGGCAACCTCAACAAG GTGGTGTTGTGTTTTGACCGCGTGTTCTGGGATCCCAGCGTCAACCTGTTCGGTCACGTCGGCTCCACCACAGCAAGTCGGGGCGAACTCTTCCTCTTCTGGAACCTCTACAAAG ccCCGATCCTACTGGCTCTGATGGCCGGGGAGGCCGCCGGCATCATGGAGAACATCAGCGATGACGTGATCGTTGGACGCTGCCTGGCCATCCTCAAAGGAATATTTGGAAGCAGCGCTGTGCCACAG CCAAAGGAAACCGTGGTCACTCGTTGGCGCGCAGACCCCTGGGCCCGGGGCTCCTACTCGTACGTCGCGGCAGGTTCTTCGGGCAACGACTACGACCTCATGGCGCAGCCCATCACGCCCGGCCCCGCTATACCAGGAGCCTCACAG CCCGTCCCTCGCCTCTTCTTCTCCGGGGAGCACACGATCAGGAATTACCCCGCCACGGTCCACGGCGCCCTGCTCAGCGGGCTCCGCGAGGCCGGACGCATTGCCGATCAGTTCCTGGGTGCCATGTACACACTCCCCCGACAGGCCACTCCCACGGCGGCCAGCAACCCTCAGCAGGCTCAGCCCACCCCCAGCGTCTGA